A portion of the Acidobacteriota bacterium genome contains these proteins:
- a CDS encoding CRTAC1 family protein: MPTKFAIPFFLIVVLLAIVSAQQKTAIKFTDVTKSAGISFVHESDKEKRYIVESMSGGVAMFDFDNDGRLDIYLVNSYSVEATLAKKPHPSAALYRNLGNGKFEDVAAKAGVADPGWAVGVSVADFDNDGFDDLYVTCFGANKLYRNRGNGTFEDVTAKAGVGDARFSTGSAWADYDRDGDLDLFVANYVEFSLDKLPQFGKGETCRYRNVEVQCGPRGLQGAGDTLYRNNGDGTFTDVSKQAKVEDARGLYGLGVVWTDFDDDGWPDLFVANDTVPNYAYRNNHDGTFTETGFSLGVAVDENGNEQACMGITVGDYDRDGRLDLAVSNFSEDYNTIYHKNSDGTFTDVTRATKTVEPSLPYVGWGLKFFDADNDGWLDLFVANGHVYPQVEGAYPGGQYKQRKLFYRNLRDGTFAEIAGEVSAALLERRVSRGVAFGDYDEDGAVDLIVNELDGAPMLLRNELMKTANKDSANWVQLKLVGTKSNRNAVGAKVKLTAGKLTQVDEVRSGDSYLSHSDWRLHFGLAEARTVEQVEIQWPNGNVEKLKNLPVNQTLVVTEGKGWKSAASK; this comes from the coding sequence ATGCCTACCAAGTTTGCGATTCCTTTTTTCTTGATTGTTGTTTTGCTGGCCATTGTTTCAGCACAGCAGAAAACTGCCATCAAGTTCACCGATGTCACCAAATCCGCTGGCATCAGCTTCGTTCACGAATCCGATAAGGAAAAACGCTATATCGTCGAAAGCATGAGCGGCGGCGTGGCGATGTTTGATTTCGACAACGATGGGCGGCTGGATATTTATCTGGTCAATTCCTATTCGGTCGAAGCCACGCTGGCCAAAAAGCCTCATCCTTCGGCAGCGCTCTATCGAAATTTGGGCAACGGAAAATTTGAAGATGTTGCGGCGAAAGCGGGTGTGGCCGATCCGGGTTGGGCCGTCGGCGTTTCGGTTGCGGATTTCGACAATGACGGGTTTGATGATTTGTATGTGACCTGTTTTGGCGCGAACAAACTGTATCGCAATCGCGGTAATGGCACGTTTGAAGACGTGACGGCCAAAGCCGGAGTCGGCGACGCGCGGTTTTCGACCGGTTCTGCCTGGGCGGATTATGATCGCGACGGCGACCTGGATTTGTTCGTGGCGAATTACGTCGAATTTTCGCTCGATAAATTGCCGCAATTTGGCAAAGGCGAAACTTGCCGTTACCGCAACGTCGAAGTCCAGTGCGGGCCGCGCGGGCTTCAGGGCGCAGGCGATACGCTGTATCGCAACAACGGCGACGGCACCTTCACCGATGTCAGCAAACAGGCCAAAGTCGAAGACGCGCGCGGACTTTACGGCCTCGGCGTGGTGTGGACGGATTTTGACGACGACGGTTGGCCGGATCTTTTCGTCGCCAACGACACCGTTCCGAACTACGCGTACCGCAACAATCATGACGGAACATTCACCGAAACGGGCTTTTCGCTGGGCGTGGCGGTAGATGAAAACGGAAACGAACAGGCTTGCATGGGAATCACCGTCGGCGATTATGACCGCGATGGGCGGCTGGATTTGGCGGTCAGCAACTTTTCGGAAGATTACAACACCATTTACCACAAAAACTCCGACGGTACGTTTACGGATGTCACGCGCGCGACCAAAACCGTCGAACCGAGCCTGCCTTATGTTGGCTGGGGGTTGAAGTTTTTCGACGCGGACAACGACGGATGGCTGGATTTGTTTGTCGCCAACGGACACGTTTATCCTCAAGTCGAAGGCGCATATCCCGGCGGGCAATACAAACAGCGGAAACTGTTTTATCGCAATTTGCGCGATGGCACCTTTGCCGAAATTGCGGGCGAAGTCAGCGCCGCTTTGCTGGAACGGCGCGTTTCGCGCGGCGTCGCCTTCGGCGATTACGACGAAGACGGCGCGGTGGATTTGATCGTCAATGAACTGGACGGCGCGCCGATGTTGTTGCGAAACGAACTAATGAAAACCGCCAACAAAGATTCCGCGAATTGGGTGCAATTGAAACTGGTCGGCACGAAATCCAACCGCAACGCCGTCGGCGCAAAAGTGAAATTGACGGCGGGCAAATTGACGCAAGTGGACGAAGTGCGCAGCGGCGACAGTTATCTGTCGCATTCGGATTGGCGGTTGCATTTCGGATTGGCGGAAGCACGCACCGTCGAACAAGTCGAAATCCAGTGGCCGAACGGCAACGTCGAGAAGCTGAAAAATCTGCCGGTTAATCAAACACTGGTTGTCACGGAAGGCAAAGGCTGGAAATCAGCGGCGAGCAAATGA
- a CDS encoding O-antigen ligase family protein, protein MQSSLLDKIVYLMLLVLLVVTPLPYGSVETWSIALWEILVFGAVGLWVLQATVEGKLRIKLSPLVWPMLALLILAVVQTLPILHGERQTISFSPFATSQFAVKLLASICFFLLFATYVHNDDRRMKAINVIIAVGTIIAIVGIGQAYIGRLLWQRGAFGPFVNRNHFAGFLEMGVALCGGLMIGRVVKQVWLAIYGSCALAMCAGIGLSASRGGVLALAAEIVFLILIAIPTFFHSRKQDKARRAGILIRSAAALLIGIGAIAGAVFLVGSEGLVANFSQLQAETQGELPASERFSRRDIWHATTELIKDHPLTGVGLGAFQFAYTRYDQSSGIQRVEQSHNDYLQVVADAGFVGGFIALVFVVLLFVRGFITLQTHNRQKRAVVMGALAGCFAIAIHSFVEFNLQITSNAQLFLALAALATTGRHKRQEHEEPSYALQPHHSQIPVHHSELG, encoded by the coding sequence ATGCAATCTTCGCTGCTCGATAAAATCGTTTATCTGATGTTGCTGGTGCTGCTGGTTGTAACGCCGTTGCCTTACGGTTCGGTGGAAACCTGGTCCATTGCGCTCTGGGAAATCCTTGTGTTTGGCGCCGTGGGGTTGTGGGTGTTGCAGGCCACGGTCGAAGGAAAATTGCGAATCAAGCTGAGTCCATTGGTTTGGCCGATGCTGGCGTTATTGATTCTGGCCGTTGTCCAAACCTTGCCGATCCTGCACGGAGAAAGACAAACCATCAGCTTTTCGCCGTTTGCCACATCTCAATTCGCCGTCAAACTGCTGGCGTCTATTTGTTTCTTTTTGTTGTTCGCAACGTATGTTCACAACGATGATCGGCGAATGAAAGCCATCAATGTCATTATCGCGGTTGGCACAATCATCGCCATCGTCGGAATTGGACAAGCTTATATCGGCAGGTTGCTTTGGCAACGTGGCGCGTTCGGTCCTTTCGTCAACCGGAATCACTTCGCGGGTTTTTTGGAAATGGGAGTCGCGCTGTGCGGTGGATTGATGATTGGGCGCGTCGTCAAACAGGTTTGGCTGGCGATTTACGGAAGCTGCGCGCTGGCGATGTGCGCCGGAATCGGATTGTCGGCTTCGCGGGGAGGCGTGCTGGCGCTGGCCGCCGAAATCGTGTTTTTGATCTTGATCGCCATCCCGACGTTTTTCCACAGTCGAAAGCAGGACAAAGCGCGTCGCGCCGGAATATTGATTCGGTCGGCAGCGGCATTGCTGATTGGAATCGGAGCCATTGCCGGAGCAGTATTTCTGGTAGGTTCTGAAGGATTGGTTGCAAACTTTTCACAGCTTCAGGCAGAAACCCAAGGTGAGCTTCCGGCCAGTGAACGGTTCAGCCGACGGGACATCTGGCACGCCACAACCGAATTGATCAAAGATCATCCCCTGACCGGCGTTGGTTTGGGCGCGTTCCAATTCGCCTATACCCGCTACGATCAAAGCTCCGGCATTCAGCGCGTCGAACAATCCCACAACGATTACCTGCAAGTTGTCGCTGATGCCGGATTTGTCGGCGGTTTTATTGCGCTGGTGTTTGTCGTGTTGCTGTTTGTGCGCGGATTTATCACCCTCCAAACCCACAATCGGCAAAAACGCGCTGTCGTGATGGGGGCGTTGGCAGGATGTTTTGCCATAGCAATTCACAGCTTCGTCGAATTCAACCTGCAAATCACGTCCAATGCTCAACTGTTTCTGGCATTGGCGGCGCTGGCTACGACAGGGCGCCACAAACGGCAAGAGCACGAAGAACCAAGCTATGCACTTCAGCCGCACCATTCACAAATCCCCGTTCACCATTCTGAACTCGGGTAG
- a CDS encoding tetratricopeptide repeat protein has protein sequence MTKFVLTLLLTILTLPQQPADTAAQFQRAVNLQQQGKFTEAADEYRALLKRKPDYVEAQANLGVVLARLGKYDEAIAAYSAALKLAPQLTQIRLNLGIAHYRAGQMPQAAEVLQKYLEQSPNSIQARQLYGLALAALGKDAEAIDQLTPTLDAAPPDAAVLYTLGLSQLRAGKAGFHNTLERLAAFPAGLPALHLLQGQAFLRDLEFEQALEELKEAEKLNADLPRLHYALGLAHLKLAHNQEALTNFAEEAKRSPRDYLTLYYLAFTQEATDQLDGALQNVNVALQLDPQSTEANALLSKILSRQGKNAVALPPLERAVAKDPTDPVKRYMLARLYRQLGRTEEANREFAEVQRLKAEQLKNDRARAPKP, from the coding sequence ATGACGAAATTTGTCCTGACACTTCTCCTCACAATTCTGACCTTGCCGCAACAACCGGCGGACACTGCCGCGCAGTTTCAACGCGCCGTCAATTTGCAACAACAGGGAAAGTTCACCGAAGCCGCTGACGAATATCGCGCATTGCTCAAACGCAAACCCGATTACGTCGAAGCGCAAGCGAACCTGGGCGTCGTGCTGGCGCGGTTGGGAAAATACGATGAAGCCATCGCGGCATATTCCGCCGCCTTGAAGCTCGCGCCGCAATTGACGCAAATCCGATTGAATCTGGGAATTGCGCATTACCGCGCAGGGCAAATGCCGCAAGCCGCAGAAGTGTTGCAAAAGTATTTGGAGCAATCGCCCAATTCCATTCAAGCGCGGCAGCTTTACGGATTGGCGCTGGCGGCGCTGGGCAAAGACGCCGAAGCCATTGACCAGTTGACGCCCACGCTGGATGCGGCTCCGCCCGACGCAGCCGTGCTGTACACGTTGGGATTGTCGCAACTGCGCGCTGGCAAAGCGGGCTTTCACAACACGCTGGAACGGCTGGCAGCCTTTCCCGCCGGATTGCCCGCGCTGCATTTGCTGCAAGGCCAGGCGTTTTTGCGCGATCTGGAATTTGAACAGGCGTTGGAGGAATTGAAGGAGGCCGAAAAGCTCAACGCGGATTTGCCGCGATTGCATTACGCGCTGGGGTTGGCGCATTTGAAGCTGGCGCATAACCAGGAAGCCCTGACTAATTTTGCCGAAGAAGCCAAACGCAGCCCCCGCGATTACCTGACGCTGTATTACCTGGCTTTCACCCAGGAAGCCACGGATCAACTTGATGGCGCATTGCAAAATGTCAACGTCGCCCTGCAACTCGATCCGCAATCCACTGAAGCCAATGCGCTGCTCAGCAAAATTCTGAGCCGTCAGGGGAAAAACGCCGTCGCCTTGCCGCCACTGGAACGCGCCGTCGCCAAAGACCCAACCGATCCGGTCAAACGGTATATGCTGGCGAGGCTGTACCGCCAACTTGGCCGCACGGAAGAAGCCAACCGCGAATTTGCCGAAGTCCAGCGCCTGAAAGCCGAACAACTCAAAAACGATCGGGCGCGCGCTCCCAAGCCATAA
- a CDS encoding zf-HC2 domain-containing protein gives MFSNHVNKNLSAYLHGELTAEDAQRVVDHLRMCAGCRAEFEEIEFGAQLAGQLQRQQAPESLWVELEAAINREDFVQRRDAKNAETPQRNLGLSWLTLKLCLELAPVVILIGLGIVFLNRYFQQPPPNNRPSWEVTRLDGQPVIGRKKIAEKGSLPVGEWLTTDDASRAQISVGQIGEVKVEPNSRIQLLEAQDDNHRLAMQRGKMEAFIWAPPRKFFVQTPSALAVDLGCSYTLEVAEDGTSLLNVTMGWVAFEWQGRESFVPAEAKCVTRPKLGPGTPYFGDASTEFQLALAQFDTGQADSLRAVLAQARKRDALTLWHLLARTEGEARGKVFDRLAELIPPPKNVTREGVLSGDRAMLDAWWAELGLGDTEWWRMWKGALPTQTK, from the coding sequence ATGTTTTCGAATCACGTCAACAAAAATCTTTCAGCTTATCTGCACGGCGAACTCACGGCGGAAGATGCGCAGCGCGTAGTGGATCATTTGCGCATGTGCGCAGGTTGCCGCGCGGAATTTGAAGAGATCGAATTCGGCGCGCAGCTCGCCGGCCAGCTTCAGCGCCAGCAAGCGCCGGAATCGTTGTGGGTAGAACTGGAAGCGGCGATCAATCGAGAGGATTTTGTTCAACGCAGAGACGCAAAGAACGCTGAGACGCCACAGAGGAACCTGGGGCTGTCGTGGCTGACATTGAAACTTTGTTTGGAGCTTGCGCCGGTTGTGATTCTGATTGGTTTGGGAATTGTGTTTTTGAATCGTTATTTCCAACAACCGCCGCCGAACAACCGGCCATCGTGGGAAGTGACGCGGTTGGATGGGCAGCCGGTCATCGGCAGAAAAAAGATTGCAGAAAAAGGCAGCTTGCCCGTTGGCGAATGGTTGACGACCGATGACGCTTCGCGCGCGCAAATCAGCGTCGGGCAAATTGGCGAAGTCAAAGTCGAACCAAATTCGCGCATTCAACTCCTTGAAGCACAAGACGACAACCATCGTCTGGCGATGCAACGCGGCAAGATGGAAGCTTTCATCTGGGCGCCTCCCCGTAAGTTTTTTGTGCAAACGCCGTCGGCGTTGGCGGTGGATTTGGGGTGCAGCTACACGCTGGAAGTCGCCGAAGATGGAACATCGCTGCTGAATGTAACGATGGGATGGGTGGCGTTTGAATGGCAGGGGCGCGAATCGTTCGTGCCCGCCGAAGCCAAATGCGTCACGCGACCGAAATTGGGGCCGGGCACGCCGTATTTTGGTGACGCTTCAACGGAATTCCAGCTTGCGCTGGCACAGTTCGATACCGGGCAAGCCGATTCGCTCCGCGCGGTGCTGGCGCAGGCCAGAAAACGCGATGCGCTGACGTTGTGGCATCTTTTGGCGAGAACCGAAGGCGAAGCGCGCGGCAAGGTGTTTGACCGGTTGGCGGAATTGATTCCGCCGCCGAAGAACGTAACTCGCGAAGGCGTCCTCAGCGGTGACCGCGCCATGCTGGATGCGTGGTGGGCGGAACTTGGACTTGGCGATACCGAATGGTGGCGGATGTGGAAAGGGGCGTTGCCTACACAAACGAAATAG
- a CDS encoding intradiol ring-cleavage dioxygenase: MKLIVVMILLSFASCLPTQAQKKLVGGGCDGCDLIYAGMPKQLNWETALCDANEPGEPMEISGTIFKADGKTAAAGVILYVYHTNAKGFYEPAADQTEARRHGKLRGWMKTNERGEYKFHSVKPAAYPNRQDPAHIHPVIKESDKNEYYIDEYRFDDDPRLTAAERAKQEFRGGSGIIHLTKTANGIWVGHRDIVLGNNIPNYQ, encoded by the coding sequence ATGAAGCTGATTGTTGTGATGATTTTGTTGTCATTTGCCAGTTGCCTGCCGACGCAAGCGCAAAAAAAGCTGGTCGGCGGCGGATGCGACGGGTGTGATTTGATTTACGCCGGCATGCCCAAACAATTGAATTGGGAAACGGCACTGTGCGATGCCAATGAACCCGGCGAGCCAATGGAAATCAGCGGGACGATTTTCAAAGCGGACGGTAAAACCGCTGCGGCGGGTGTGATTCTGTACGTGTACCACACCAACGCCAAAGGCTTTTACGAACCGGCTGCGGATCAGACCGAGGCGCGTAGACACGGGAAGCTGCGTGGTTGGATGAAAACCAACGAACGTGGCGAATACAAGTTTCACAGTGTCAAACCAGCGGCTTATCCCAACCGGCAAGACCCGGCGCATATTCATCCGGTCATCAAGGAATCCGACAAAAACGAATACTACATTGACGAATACCGATTTGATGATGATCCTCGATTGACGGCTGCTGAACGCGCGAAACAGGAATTTCGCGGCGGCTCCGGCATCATTCACCTGACAAAAACTGCAAACGGAATCTGGGTCGGGCATAGAGATATTGTGTTGGGCAATAACATTCCGAACTATCAATAA
- a CDS encoding cupin domain-containing protein produces MKHHKLNEIPEEQVTSLFSRRFFTGDKITMAFLTIKNGSVVPRHSHDSEQFSYCISGSLNFKIGDEELVLRAGELVEIPSNVPHEAWATEDFTGIDVFSPIRADWRDGTDDYLRRQK; encoded by the coding sequence ATGAAACATCACAAGTTGAACGAAATTCCCGAAGAGCAGGTCACCAGTTTATTTTCGCGCCGGTTTTTCACGGGCGACAAAATCACCATGGCGTTTCTGACCATCAAAAACGGCAGCGTCGTGCCTCGGCACAGCCACGACAGTGAACAGTTCAGTTATTGCATCAGCGGTTCACTGAATTTCAAAATCGGCGACGAAGAACTGGTCTTGCGAGCAGGCGAATTGGTCGAAATTCCATCAAACGTTCCGCACGAAGCCTGGGCGACGGAAGATTTCACCGGTATTGATGTGTTCAGTCCGATTCGCGCCGACTGGCGAGACGGCACAGACGATTACTTGCGGCGACAGAAATAA
- the metG gene encoding methionine--tRNA ligase, which produces MKEKFYVTTPIYYVNSYPHLGHVYTTIIADTVARYKRQRGFEVFFLTGTDEHGINIERAAETAGVPVKQHVDRIVDSFKTAFAPFHFTNQHWVRTTDEYHKEGVRKLWQKAKENGWIYKGKYEGWYCGNCNEFYQEAEAIKGEGDVLLCPTHERPLELLSEESYFFKLSAFQDKLIAHYEANPHFIRPESRRNEVLSFVRSGLIDLSVSRVSVKWGIPVPDDPDHTMYVWFDALSNYITAIGYGGFQTFEQFSGEEHFNKFWPADLQLVGKDILRQHTVYWPAFLMATGLPLPKMVYSHGMWLSGGRKMSKTLGNVIDLAVLHKHFSPEVVRYFVLREMVFGQDGDFTYEALLDRVNADLASGLGNLASRTLTMVRNYCDGVIPTAGNASAELTGQAAEVREAVTQAVTAFDREFDEYNFSRAIEAVSNARFRVDKFISDAKPWDLAKDPGKRADLELVLHTAAESLRHFAALLAPVLPNATQTIWQQLGERGEVHKIIPANLKWGDVAQKQIGEVQPIFPRLDKKKIMEEIKQDEAASQAARAQETKAVEAPAAEAKPADATSATAVNEPPPGPEGIAYIGIEDFLKVELRVGEIKTAERIPKADKLLRFTIDLGEAEPRQILAGIAQYYEPEKLIGRKVIVVANLAPRKLRGLESQGMILAASIGEEGRPILAGFLEEVPNGAKLK; this is translated from the coding sequence ATGAAAGAAAAGTTTTACGTCACAACCCCGATTTATTACGTCAACTCGTATCCGCACCTGGGTCACGTGTACACAACGATCATTGCCGATACGGTGGCGCGGTATAAACGCCAACGCGGCTTTGAGGTGTTTTTTCTGACCGGCACAGATGAACACGGCATCAACATCGAACGCGCGGCGGAAACCGCCGGGGTGCCCGTCAAACAACACGTGGATCGGATCGTGGATTCGTTCAAAACCGCATTTGCTCCGTTCCACTTCACCAACCAACACTGGGTGCGCACCACGGACGAGTACCACAAAGAAGGCGTTCGCAAACTCTGGCAGAAAGCCAAAGAGAATGGTTGGATTTACAAAGGCAAATACGAAGGCTGGTATTGCGGCAACTGCAACGAATTTTATCAGGAAGCCGAAGCCATCAAAGGCGAAGGCGATGTTTTGCTTTGCCCCACACACGAACGGCCGCTGGAACTGCTTTCCGAAGAAAGTTACTTTTTCAAACTCTCTGCGTTTCAGGACAAGCTGATCGCACATTACGAAGCCAATCCGCACTTCATCCGCCCGGAATCGCGCCGCAACGAAGTGCTGAGTTTTGTGCGCAGCGGCTTAATTGACCTGTCGGTCAGTCGCGTGTCGGTCAAATGGGGGATTCCCGTTCCCGACGATCCCGACCACACGATGTATGTCTGGTTCGATGCGCTGTCGAATTACATCACGGCCATCGGTTACGGCGGCTTTCAGACATTTGAGCAATTCAGCGGCGAAGAGCATTTCAACAAATTCTGGCCTGCGGATTTGCAACTGGTCGGCAAGGACATCCTGCGCCAACATACGGTTTACTGGCCTGCGTTTTTGATGGCGACCGGATTGCCGTTGCCTAAAATGGTGTATTCGCACGGCATGTGGTTGTCGGGCGGACGCAAGATGTCCAAAACCCTGGGCAACGTGATTGACTTGGCCGTGTTGCACAAACACTTTTCGCCGGAAGTGGTGCGCTACTTCGTGTTGCGCGAAATGGTGTTTGGGCAAGATGGCGATTTCACCTACGAAGCCTTGCTGGATCGCGTCAATGCCGATTTGGCCAGCGGGCTTGGCAATCTGGCCAGTCGTACGTTGACGATGGTTCGCAATTATTGCGACGGCGTGATTCCGACGGCAGGAAATGCCAGCGCCGAACTCACTGGGCAGGCCGCCGAGGTTCGCGAAGCCGTCACCCAGGCTGTCACCGCGTTTGACCGCGAATTCGATGAATACAATTTCAGCCGCGCGATTGAAGCCGTTTCCAACGCACGCTTTCGCGTGGACAAATTCATCTCCGACGCCAAGCCCTGGGATTTGGCCAAAGACCCTGGCAAACGCGCCGACCTGGAATTGGTGTTGCACACGGCGGCGGAAAGTTTGCGCCACTTTGCCGCCTTGCTTGCGCCGGTATTGCCCAACGCAACGCAAACCATCTGGCAACAGCTTGGCGAACGCGGCGAAGTGCACAAAATCATTCCCGCCAATTTGAAGTGGGGCGATGTGGCGCAAAAACAGATCGGTGAAGTGCAACCGATATTTCCCAGACTGGACAAGAAAAAGATTATGGAAGAAATCAAACAAGACGAAGCGGCAAGCCAGGCGGCTCGCGCACAGGAAACCAAGGCTGTTGAAGCGCCAGCGGCGGAAGCGAAACCCGCCGACGCTACGTCAGCGACTGCCGTCAACGAACCCCCGCCGGGCCCAGAGGGAATTGCTTACATCGGCATCGAAGATTTTCTGAAAGTCGAACTCCGCGTCGGCGAAATCAAAACCGCCGAACGAATTCCGAAAGCCGACAAACTGCTACGGTTCACGATTGATCTGGGCGAAGCCGAACCGCGCCAGATTCTGGCCGGCATCGCGCAGTATTACGAACCCGAAAAGCTGATTGGCCGCAAAGTCATTGTCGTGGCGAATCTAGCGCCGCGAAAGCTGCGCGGCCTGGAATCGCAGGGCATGATTTTGGCGGCTTCCATCGGCGAAGAAGGCCGCCCGATCCTGGCCGGATTTCTGGAAGAAGTACCGAACGGCGCTAAGTTGAAATAA
- a CDS encoding sigma-70 family RNA polymerase sigma factor yields the protein MNQARNEEQLIEACRQGDRDSFRQLFELHKDRVWSIALHFIGDEAAARDITQQIFLKLFTVIGQFRGESGFSTWLYRMVVNACLDEQRRRKRFLSLEFFKTGDFFKTGDGSGDGWDVMDQQQAKQFKRKLQTLAQEDHHAELELSAAVKAAVKELKPKLRMAILLKYFEGLSYEEMADVLGCSMGTVASRLNRGHKELARRLAHLKQ from the coding sequence ATGAATCAAGCCCGGAACGAAGAGCAGTTGATTGAAGCCTGTCGGCAGGGCGACCGCGATTCGTTTCGACAGTTATTTGAACTGCACAAAGATCGCGTATGGTCCATCGCACTGCATTTCATCGGCGATGAAGCTGCGGCGCGCGACATCACGCAGCAGATATTTCTGAAATTGTTTACGGTCATCGGGCAATTTCGCGGCGAATCGGGGTTTTCAACCTGGCTGTATCGAATGGTGGTCAATGCCTGTTTGGACGAACAGCGGCGGCGAAAACGATTTCTGTCGCTTGAGTTTTTCAAGACGGGCGATTTTTTCAAAACCGGCGATGGTTCCGGAGACGGTTGGGATGTGATGGATCAGCAACAGGCAAAACAATTCAAGCGAAAGTTACAGACGTTGGCGCAGGAAGATCATCACGCAGAATTGGAACTTTCCGCCGCCGTCAAAGCTGCCGTTAAAGAATTGAAGCCCAAACTACGCATGGCGATTCTGCTGAAATACTTCGAAGGGTTGTCGTACGAAGAAATGGCAGATGTGTTGGGATGTTCGATGGGAACGGTCGCTTCGCGGCTGAATCGAGGGCATAAGGAACTGGCGCGAAGGCTCGCGCATCTGAAGCAGTAG